In a single window of the Diospyros lotus cultivar Yz01 chromosome 10, ASM1463336v1, whole genome shotgun sequence genome:
- the LOC127811475 gene encoding uncharacterized protein LOC127811475: MAENSEANGSQASVALNVGDVGDMDPNADSGCFFPSSSFRPRFTRRSSAVSIAIFNQASKVTIFPLVSITTSFVAEEDTVGRIRDLASEEENVGKTSAQDNEMKQLMLCLIWFSFALSFAKNHASFGNCF; encoded by the exons ATGGCTGAGAATTCAGAAGCTAATGGAAGCCAAGCATCAGTGGCTTTGAATGTCGGAGACGTCGGAGACATGGATCCCAATGCAGATTCCGGCTGCTTCTTTCCGTCGTCCTCGTTCCGTCCCCGATttacaaggag GTCCAGTGCAGTTTCCATTGCTATTTTCAACCAAGCTTCAAAAGTAACCATATTTCCACTTGTTAGTATTACCACCTCTTTTGTTGCTGAAGAAGATACTGTTGGACGGATAAGAGATTTAGCTTCCGAAGAAGAGAATGTGGGAAAGACTTCAGCCCAAGATAATGAGATGAAACAATTGATGCTGTGCTTGATTTGGTTTTCGTTTGCGCTTTCTTTCGCGAAGAATCATGCATCATTTGGAAATTGTTTCTGA